The following proteins are co-located in the Sphingobacteriaceae bacterium genome:
- a CDS encoding glycosyltransferase family 2 protein translates to MISIVIPAYNEQDVIIETIDRCKKVLAELFGSEGEVIVVDDCSKDKTYELAKSTGITVLTHPHNAGYGRSLKDGISAAKYDIIVITDSDGTYPIESIPQLYQEYLKGFDMVVGARQGKNYDESFKKKILRKLLKFLVEYTAGRKIDDINSGLRIFSKQTIMNYFDTLCDTFSFTTSVTLAYMMTGKFVKYIPIEYHKRVGKSHVKLFKDTLRTLQYIIEAILFYNPIKIFLIFCFCTFLSSMISLAIGFVWQIKSAFYLSVGCLLVTFILFGLGMVSVLLKQILFNSRFKT, encoded by the coding sequence ATGATTAGCATCGTTATTCCGGCTTATAATGAACAAGATGTAATTATCGAAACAATCGACAGATGTAAAAAAGTTTTAGCAGAACTTTTTGGATCAGAAGGAGAAGTAATTGTTGTTGATGACTGTTCAAAAGACAAAACATACGAGCTTGCAAAAAGCACAGGCATTACTGTTTTAACTCACCCACATAACGCCGGTTATGGCCGTTCCTTAAAAGATGGAATTAGCGCAGCCAAATACGATATCATTGTAATCACCGATAGTGACGGAACCTATCCCATCGAAAGTATTCCTCAGCTTTATCAGGAATATTTAAAGGGATTTGATATGGTGGTTGGAGCAAGGCAAGGTAAAAACTATGATGAATCGTTTAAGAAAAAAATTCTAAGAAAACTTTTAAAATTTTTAGTTGAATATACGGCAGGCCGAAAAATCGACGACATTAATTCAGGGCTCAGAATATTTTCGAAACAAACAATCATGAATTACTTTGATACCCTATGTGATACGTTTAGTTTTACCACATCAGTAACACTCGCTTATATGATGACCGGAAAATTTGTAAAATACATTCCCATTGAATATCATAAACGGGTAGGAAAATCACACGTTAAACTTTTTAAAGATACACTCAGAACATTACAGTATATTATTGAAGCCATTTTATTTTACAACCCAATAAAAATATTTTTGATATTTTGCTTTTGTACATTTTTATCATCCATGATAAGTTTAGCCATAGGTTTTGTTTGGCAAATTAAAAGTGCGTTTTATTTAAGCGTTGGCTGCCTTTTAGTTACTTTCATTTTATTTGGATTAGGAATGGTATCAGTGTTGTTAAAACAAATTTTATTTAATTCTAGATTTAAAACGTGA
- a CDS encoding FkbM family methyltransferase, translated as MELKNAMPSEINKVKWYADKVENKLRYTYPLNENSLVLDVGGYEGEFAAQIFSRYQTKIIVFEPVSFYYNYLETIFHLNKNIQIIPKGLGAKNEELTISVMEEASSYNRKASQHKKGKDEKIRIIDVKDFIKENNLQQIDLIKINIEGAEYDLLDRMIEINFIKKCNNLQIQFHDFYPGYESRYKKIHNELSKTHHLTYQYPFVWENWELNKS; from the coding sequence ATGGAGCTGAAAAATGCCATGCCCTCTGAAATCAATAAAGTAAAATGGTATGCTGATAAAGTAGAAAATAAACTCCGATATACCTATCCCTTAAATGAAAATTCATTGGTTTTAGATGTGGGAGGTTATGAAGGAGAATTTGCGGCTCAAATTTTTTCCAGATACCAAACTAAAATAATAGTTTTTGAACCTGTTTCTTTTTACTACAATTATTTGGAAACCATTTTTCATCTAAACAAAAATATACAAATTATACCAAAGGGCCTTGGAGCTAAAAATGAAGAGCTAACCATTTCCGTTATGGAAGAAGCATCCTCTTATAACAGAAAAGCCTCTCAGCATAAAAAAGGTAAAGACGAGAAAATAAGAATTATTGATGTTAAAGATTTTATAAAAGAAAATAACCTGCAACAGATTGATTTAATCAAAATTAATATAGAAGGTGCTGAATATGATTTATTGGATAGAATGATAGAAATTAATTTTATAAAAAAATGCAATAATCTTCAAATTCAATTTCATGATTTTTATCCGGGCTACGAATCCAGGTATAAAAAAATACATAACGAATTAAGCAAAACACATCATTTAACTTATCAATATCCCTTTGTTTGGGAGAATTGGGAATTAAATAAATCATGA
- a CDS encoding NAD-dependent epimerase/dehydratase family protein: MVVGNGMLAQAFKNLAKNDSVTLFASGVSNSRETASKEFERERKMVENCKQTASRFIYFSTCSLHDPELTNSLYIHHKLEIESYIKNNFKQYSIIRLPNVIGPSNNPNTLTNYIFNAIVKQNKFDIYQNTIRYFIDIEDVVNVLTKAIEGNILTNKIYELTFPNPLTIIELVNIFEQLTGIKANYNIVPRGNKYEIKNSSEFEILHEFQSSSLEYFNKVLKKYYNREATL, from the coding sequence ATGGTAGTAGGAAACGGAATGTTGGCTCAGGCTTTTAAAAATTTAGCTAAGAACGATTCTGTAACCCTATTTGCTTCAGGAGTGAGCAATTCACGAGAAACAGCTTCTAAAGAATTTGAAAGAGAGAGAAAAATGGTTGAAAACTGTAAGCAAACAGCATCTCGGTTTATTTACTTCAGTACTTGCAGCTTACATGATCCTGAACTTACTAACTCCTTATATATTCATCATAAGCTTGAAATTGAATCTTACATTAAAAATAACTTTAAACAGTACTCCATAATACGCCTACCCAATGTAATAGGCCCGTCTAATAATCCTAACACACTTACGAATTATATATTTAATGCCATTGTAAAACAAAATAAATTTGACATTTATCAAAATACAATTCGATACTTTATTGACATAGAAGACGTGGTAAATGTTTTAACGAAAGCTATCGAGGGAAATATATTAACCAATAAAATATATGAATTAACATTCCCAAACCCTTTAACCATTATTGAATTGGTCAATATTTTCGAGCAATTAACAGGAATTAAAGCTAATTATAATATCGTTCCCCGAGGTAATAAATATGAAATTAAAAATTCATCGGAATTTGAAATACTTCATGAGTTTCAAAGCTCTTCATTGGAATACTTTAATAAGGTTTTAAAAAAATATTACAATCGTGAAGCTACTTTATAA
- a CDS encoding GDP-mannose 4,6-dehydratase: MNILITGVAGFIGSSLAEKLVELGHSVFGVDNFDTFYKKETKLSNLHNLMQSANFTFLEGDICNKELYKNKIFKHIDIVVHLAARAGVRPSLEIPDKYYESNAIGTIELLEFAKREKIKRFIFASSSSVYGKNPNSPWKEDSELMPISPYAASKISAESIGKVYAHLYNIQFIALRFFTVYGPKQRPDLAIHKFFHKIYNDQAIDFYGDGKTYRDYTYIDDIIHGLIGALFSEELNENFMCFNLGNNKQISLAELVTNIEKIIGKKAILNYLPEQQGDVRSTCADINNSAKYLKYNPKTAIEEGLQSFNKWYLTQNKIN; encoded by the coding sequence ATGAACATTTTAATTACCGGGGTTGCAGGATTTATAGGAAGCAGTTTAGCTGAAAAACTTGTTGAATTGGGACATTCTGTTTTTGGAGTAGATAACTTCGATACGTTTTATAAAAAAGAAACAAAATTAAGTAACCTCCATAATTTAATGCAATCAGCTAATTTCACATTTCTAGAAGGTGATATTTGCAATAAAGAACTGTATAAAAATAAAATATTTAAACACATCGATATCGTTGTACACTTAGCCGCAAGAGCCGGCGTAAGACCGAGTTTAGAAATACCTGACAAATATTACGAATCCAATGCCATTGGAACAATTGAATTACTTGAATTTGCTAAACGAGAAAAAATTAAACGTTTTATCTTTGCCTCCTCGAGTAGTGTTTACGGTAAAAATCCCAATTCCCCCTGGAAAGAAGATTCGGAATTGATGCCTATTAGTCCTTACGCAGCCTCCAAAATTTCTGCAGAATCTATTGGTAAAGTTTATGCCCACTTATATAATATTCAATTTATTGCCTTACGTTTTTTTACGGTATACGGACCAAAACAAAGACCGGATTTAGCTATCCATAAATTCTTTCATAAAATTTATAATGATCAAGCCATTGATTTTTATGGCGATGGTAAAACATATAGAGATTACACGTACATAGATGATATTATACATGGACTAATAGGCGCCTTGTTTTCTGAAGAACTTAATGAAAACTTTATGTGCTTTAATCTGGGAAATAATAAACAAATTTCTCTTGCAGAATTAGTTACAAACATTGAAAAAATAATTGGCAAAAAAGCCATATTAAATTACTTGCCGGAACAACAAGGAGATGTAAGATCAACATGTGCCGATATTAATAACTCCGCTAAATATCTTAAGTATAATCCAAAAACCGCAATAGAAGAAGGACTGCAAAGCTTTAATAAGTGGTATTTAACGCAAAACAAAATTAATTAA